From Fervidobacterium gondwanense DSM 13020:
CTTCGGCGTGCCTGACAAGGTATTTTTGAAAAACGGTGAGTTCTACGTTGTCGATTTCAAAAGCGCAGACCTTTACGGTAACTCAGATGCAATTGAACGCTACAAATTCCAGCTGAAATTCTACATGTACTTGCTCTCCGACATTGGAAAAGTCCACTGTGGGTACTTAGTCAGCGTTCCGAGGGGGCAGGCTCTGAGAATCGACCCGCCCGATGAAAGGTTCTTCGATAAGATTGTTGAGAAGATCGAGAGCTTTGAGGAGATGATGAAAATATGACGAAGAAAGTTGCCTATCTTATCCCGATAGATGGAGACCACTTCGAATTCATTGCTGAACAGATCGCTCCGATGTACCTCAGAGACCCGCTTGATTTTCTCTTCATCGGGCCATCCGGATTCTATGTCAGGCAAGTGGCTGACAGCGTAGCAAGAAGGGTTGGGAAAGCGATAAACAGGGATGCGTTCAGAGTCATTAACCAGTATGTTACCGAAATACTTAAACTGAACAACTACGATGCGGAAGTCTTCGACAGAGATTTTTACACAGTCTACGTCACAGACGTCATCGATAAACTCGCAGCGGATAAAAAATTCTCAGGCGATTCACAAAAGGAGATTATATTGCGAACGCTCTCCAAATCTCCGACGATAATTGAATACATCGTCGACTTGTTCGAAAAAGTATGGGAACTGACGCTCTACGGAGATGAGCTGAACGAAAACCAAGAAAAACTCAAAGGCACGTACGCTATCATATACGAAATACTCCAGAATCCTGAAACGCCCTTTGCCGAGATACTCAGCGAAATCATCCGCAAGATGCAGGAATCAGCAGAAAAATTGAAAGGCAGGAAAATATACGACCCCATAAGCGTATACAGATGGTACGTTGAAGAAGCTGAGCATGTTGAACCTGAGCGGAAAACACTCGCTCTGAGCGGATTCTTCGACATACCACCGCTGATGCAAAAATCTTTAATCAAAATGTTCGAAAAGGCCGAAGAAGTTTTATTCTTCGTCTGGCAGAGACCGCACGATTTCTCATTCGAACAGCTCGACGAGGTTTACGAATTTATCAAAGAGAGCGGCTTTGAACTGAAGACAGATTACTGCCACAAACGCTTTGTCAGCTTAGGAGAGCTGAAAGATAGGAAAACGATCGAAGAAGTACCAATCGAAAGCCAAATTTACCAGTACAACTATACTGCGTCTCAAATTAAGAGATTACTCATCGAAGGAGAGAATCCCGACAACATAGCCGTGGTTACGCCATCTTCTTCCATCGCAAGAAGGCTCATGGAGGAGCTCGACGAAGCGAAAGTGCCTTACAGATACAGCGGGAAGATACCACTAACGCAAAGCAAAGTCGTTCAGATATTGATTCAACCGCTCGAAACATATTTCAACGACCTGAACTACGAAAACATCTTGGCAATTATTGAATCCCCGCTTATTCCTGAAAGAAAACTTACAATGGACGAGATAGAGGATTTATTCAAACAGTTCGGATACTTCTCCGTGAACTTGACACAGTCGCTGTTGAAGGACAAAGAGAAGAGGAACGAGATATTCTTCAGAAAACTGGAAGAAGAGATAGAGGAGATAAAGGCTGAGAAAGAAAATATAGAAATAGAAGAGGATGTCTACTACGACACCATCAAGAGATTGGAACAGCTTGAAGAATTCAAGAGGATAATGAACGACCTGTTTGAAATCCTCGATGACATCTTCAAGAGTGCTCAGGAGAAAGACTTCTTCGAATGGTATCGCGCGTTCATATTGAAATACTCAAAGAGCTTCTCAAAAGCATTTGAAAAATCTCAAGACAGCAGGCTTGTGTCGCACAGCTTGGGCAACGAGGTTAATGCATTCTCAAAATTCATAGAAATAATCGACAAACTTGAGGACTACACGAAGAGAATTGTCGAATTGGGTGACAGAAAGAGCTTGGAAAGCTGGAGGAAAATATACAGACTTCTCACAGTCCTGCTCAACTCTTCAGGCTACAGAGAGACGTTCAAATCGGCGAACGTCGTTGACATAGTCGACCTTTCAAATGCGAGGTTCTTGAACAAGAAATACAAATTCTTCTTGGAATTCACGGATGATTACTACCCATCTATAGAGAAGATAAACCCGCTATTGTTCAAGACGAACAGCGAAAGGTCGAGGATATATCAAATCGTTGAAGAGCGAGAGAGAAGGTCTCTGATACTGTCGTTATTGTTCAGCGACATATCACAGCTCATCGTCCCGCTTGCAACGAACACGGGCGACATGCTCGTTCCGTCCAAATACACATCGGAATTTGCCAACAAAAGGCGCACTGAGAAATATGTACCATCCCTTGAGGACGTGTATTCAGAAATAGACTACGAAATCGAAAGACTGAAAGCTGACGAACATTCGAAAAAAACGTTAAGCGAATCGGACTTCATCGTCGGACCAGTGGACATGAAAGAATTCAGCTTCAGCAAAATCAACACATACATGAAATGCCCGCTCCAATTTTTCTACCAGCAGGTTCTCAATATTTACAAACCTGGCGCGGCTATTGAGAATAAGAAATCCATCAACGATGGAATTATTGCACATAGGATTGTGAAGAGGTTCTTTGAACTTACGAAAGAAAAGACGATTTTTGAAATAGATGAAAAACAAATAGACGAATGGCTGGAAGAAGAGTATGTCAAACTGTACAACGAAGGCATATATGCTTATTCTATACCAAAAGAATTGAAGATCAAAGAATTCAAGGAGAACCTCTTAACTTTGATGAACCTTTTTGTGCAGAGCAAAAAGGTTATAACCTTAGGTAACAGGAGTCTTGGAATGTCGCAATCAAGCGAAGAAAGTGATGAAAAACCTCGCAAAAAGAACAGCACTAAAGTCACGACGGTAGACTTAGTTTCTGATGAAATTGCCGAACTCGAATCGGAATTTGTAGTTCACCATGAAGGTTATGAATTCACAGTCAGAGTAGACCGGATAGACAGAATATCGCCGAAAGTTGTACTTTCAGAAGACGAAAATGTGAGACACACAGTTGAAGAAACAGGCGGAAGTAGCGATTACTTAATAATAGACTACAAATATTCAAAAGTTAAGAACTCTCCAATTGAGCAACTACTTTTCTATGACTGGGTTATTCAGAAATCGGAGAAAAACACTAAGTACAGAGGAAGTGATGTATACTTTGTACTCTTCTCTCTCAGGTTTGATCAGAAAGAGGAAAAATACTCCTATGAATACGCAAAGCGGCAAAACAACGGAGAAGCCAAGATATTTTTACCGGGAGGCAAGAGAGGAAGGATAAGCAAATATTACCAATTTGACTATCAAATCTTTGAAGACTGGTTGATGAATTTGATTGAAGGCATTACTGAAGAAGGGAAATTCGTTCCCGTTTTCTTGAGTGATGAAATGAACTCCTTTATTAATTCCATTACAGCGGATGGAGAAGAAATCGA
This genomic window contains:
- a CDS encoding PD-(D/E)XK nuclease family protein, whose product is MTKKVAYLIPIDGDHFEFIAEQIAPMYLRDPLDFLFIGPSGFYVRQVADSVARRVGKAINRDAFRVINQYVTEILKLNNYDAEVFDRDFYTVYVTDVIDKLAADKKFSGDSQKEIILRTLSKSPTIIEYIVDLFEKVWELTLYGDELNENQEKLKGTYAIIYEILQNPETPFAEILSEIIRKMQESAEKLKGRKIYDPISVYRWYVEEAEHVEPERKTLALSGFFDIPPLMQKSLIKMFEKAEEVLFFVWQRPHDFSFEQLDEVYEFIKESGFELKTDYCHKRFVSLGELKDRKTIEEVPIESQIYQYNYTASQIKRLLIEGENPDNIAVVTPSSSIARRLMEELDEAKVPYRYSGKIPLTQSKVVQILIQPLETYFNDLNYENILAIIESPLIPERKLTMDEIEDLFKQFGYFSVNLTQSLLKDKEKRNEIFFRKLEEEIEEIKAEKENIEIEEDVYYDTIKRLEQLEEFKRIMNDLFEILDDIFKSAQEKDFFEWYRAFILKYSKSFSKAFEKSQDSRLVSHSLGNEVNAFSKFIEIIDKLEDYTKRIVELGDRKSLESWRKIYRLLTVLLNSSGYRETFKSANVVDIVDLSNARFLNKKYKFFLEFTDDYYPSIEKINPLLFKTNSERSRIYQIVEERERRSLILSLLFSDISQLIVPLATNTGDMLVPSKYTSEFANKRRTEKYVPSLEDVYSEIDYEIERLKADEHSKKTLSESDFIVGPVDMKEFSFSKINTYMKCPLQFFYQQVLNIYKPGAAIENKKSINDGIIAHRIVKRFFELTKEKTIFEIDEKQIDEWLEEEYVKLYNEGIYAYSIPKELKIKEFKENLLTLMNLFVQSKKVITLGNRSLGMSQSSEESDEKPRKKNSTKVTTVDLVSDEIAELESEFVVHHEGYEFTVRVDRIDRISPKVVLSEDENVRHTVEETGGSSDYLIIDYKYSKVKNSPIEQLLFYDWVIQKSEKNTKYRGSDVYFVLFSLRFDQKEEKYSYEYAKRQNNGEAKIFLPGGKRGRISKYYQFDYQIFEDWLMNLIEGITEEGKFVPVFLSDEMNSFINSITADGEEIELVAPEGSKHTRKCRGFGQECSYEPICAMFEVYNVRLKK